Proteins from one Cicer arietinum cultivar CDC Frontier isolate Library 1 chromosome 3, Cicar.CDCFrontier_v2.0, whole genome shotgun sequence genomic window:
- the LOC101510559 gene encoding soyasapogenol B glucuronide galactosyltransferase, with the protein MESKSLPLNVIFLPHLTPGHMNPMIDTARLFAKHGVSVTIITTQANALIFQKAIDNDLHSGYFIKTCVIQYPTAQVGLPDGVENIKDATSHEMLGKIILGISMLQDQIENLLQDLQPDCLVSDMLYPWTVESAAKLGIPRLYYYSSSYFSSCAAHFIKKHKPHENLISDTQIFSIPGLPHNIQITSLQLQEGVRTRNEFSDYFDAVYESEGRSYGTLYNSFHELESDYEQLYKNTMGIKAWSVGPVSTWINKGDVQKRHNEDLVVESKLLNWLNSKPDDSVLYVSFGSLTRLPHAQLVELAHGLENSRHNFIWVVRRKDEDEGSFLQDFEQRMKKSNKGYIIWNWAPQLLILDHQATGGIVTHCGWNSILESMSAGLSMVTWPIFAEQFYNEKLLVDVLKIGVPVGSKVNKFWSSVGEDAVVKREKIAKAVALVMGSEVESREMRRRIRELGDAAKKTTEEGGSSYNNLMQLIDELKSLKLSRGLEEQ; encoded by the coding sequence ATGGAATCTAAATCTCTACCACTGAATGTTATTTTTCTACCACATCTAACTCCGGGTCATATGAACCCCATGATAGACACAGCAAGGTTATTTGCAAAGCATGGTGTTAGTGTTACCATTATCACTACCCAAGCAAATGCTTTAATATTCCAAAAAGCCATAGACAATGACTTGCATTCtggatattttataaaaacttgtGTGATTCAATACCCTACAGCACAAGTTGGTCTCCCTGATGGAGTTGAAAACATCAAAGATGCCACTTCCCATGAAATGCTTGGTAAAATCATTCTTGGAATATCAATGCTTCAAGATCAAATTGAGAATCTGTTGCAAGATCTTCAGCCAGACTGCTTAGTCTCAGATATGTTATATCCTTGGACAGTGGAATCAGCTGCAAAACTAGGCATTCCAAGGCTTTACTATTACAGCTCAAGTTACTTCTCAAGCTGTGCAGCTCATTTTATCAAGAAGCATAAGCCtcatgagaatttaatttcTGATACCCAGATATTTTCAATTCCTGGCCTTCCACATAACATTCAAATTACTTCTCTACAACTACAAGAAGGGGTGAGAACAAGGAATGAATTCTCAGATTATTTTGATGCAGTATATGAATCAGAGGGAAGAAGCTATGGAACACTGTACAATAGCTTTCATGAGCTTGAAAGTGATTATGAGCAACTTTACAAGAACACAATGGGGATCAAAGCATGGAGTGTAGGACCAGTTTCAACATGGATTAACAAGGGTGATGTTCAAAAGAGACACAATGAAGACCTTGTAGTAGAGTCAAAATTGCTAAATTGGCTAAACTCTAAGCCAGATGATTCTGTGTTGTATGTAAGTTTTGGAAGCCTGACAAGGCTCCCTCATGCTCAGCTTGTTGAACTAGCTCATGGGCTTGAAAATTCACGGCATAATTTTATTTGGGTTGTTAGAAgaaaagatgaagatgaaggtaGTTTCCTGCAAGATTTTGAGCAAAGGATGAAAAAAAGCAACAAGGGGTATATCATATGGAACTGGGCACCACAGCTTCTCATATTGGATCACCAAGCAACTGGAGGAATTGTGACACACTGTGGTTGGAACTCAATTCTTGAGAGCATGAGTGCTGGTTTGTCAATGGTCACATGGCCTATTTTCGCCGAGCAATTTTACAATGAGAAGTTGTTGGTTGATGTTTTGAAGATAGGGGTCCCAGTTGGATCAAAAGTTAACAAATTTTGGTCTAGTGTGGGTGAGGATGCAGTGGTGAAAAGGGAAAAGATTGCAAAGGCCGTGGCACTAGTGATGGGAAGTGAAGTAGAGAGTAGAGAAATGAGGAGGCGAATAAGAGAACTTGGTGATGCTGCAAAGAAGACAACAGAGGAGGGTGGGTCCTCTTACAACAACTTGATGCAATTAATAGATGAGCTAAAATCTTTGAAGCTATCAAGAGGGCTTGAGGAACAGTAA
- the UGT73P5 gene encoding soyasapogenol B glucuronide galactosyltransferase has protein sequence MESQSQQLNVIFVPYPTPGHMIPMIDTARLFAKHGANVTIITTHANASTFQKSIDSDFNSGHPIKTQLIQFPSAQLGLPEGVENIKSGTSQEMLGKISQGISMLQDQIEIVLQDQQPDCIVSDMFYPWTVESAAKLGIPRLYYYSSSYFSSCSAHFIRKYKPHENLVSDTQFFSIPSLPHNIEITSLQLEEWLRTRNEFSDYLNVIYESEGRSYGTLYNSFHELESDYEQLYKSTMGIKAWSVGPVSTWVNKDDVEKARRGHSKDLAVESELLNWLNSKENESVLYVSFGSLTRLSHAQIVELAYGLENSSQSFIWVIRKKDKDEDGEGFLEDFEERMKESKKGYIIWNWAPQVLLLDHPATGGIVTHCGWNSILESLSAGLSMITWPMFAEQFYNEKLLVDVSKIGVPVGSKVNKFWASVGEDAVVKREEIAKAVALLMGSEEESIEMRRRARKIGDAAKKSIEEGGSSYNNLMQLIDELKSLKISRGLEKTN, from the coding sequence ATGGAATCTCAATCCCAACAGCTGAATGTAATTTTTGTTCCATATCCAACTCCTGGCCATATGATTCCAATGATAGACACAGCAAGACTATTTGCAAAGCATGGTGCTAATGTTACAATCATCACAACACATGCCAATGCTTCAACATTCCAAAAATCCATAGACAGTGACTTCAATTCAGGACATCCCATCAAAACTCAGCTTATTCAGTTCCCTTCAGCTCAACTAGGTCTCCCTGAAGGAGTTGAAAACATCAAATCCGGCACCTCCCAAGAAATGCTGGGAAAAATCAGTCAGGGAATTTCAATGCTCCAAGATCAAATTGAGATTGTGTTACAAGATCAGCAACCAGATTGTATAGTCTCAGACATGTTTTACCCTTGGACAGTGGAATCAGCTGCAAAACTAGGCATTCCAAGACTTTACTATTACAGCTCAAGCTACTTCTCAAGTTGTTCTGCTCATTTTATCAGAAAGTATAAGCCTCATGAGAATTTAGTTTCTGATACTCAATTTTTTTCGATTCCTAGCCTTCCACATAACATTGAGATTACCTCTCTGCAGCTAGAAGAATGGTTGAGGACTAGAAATGAATTCTCGGATTATTTGAATGTAATATATGAATCAGAGGGAAGAAGCTATGGAACACTGTACAATAGCTTTCATGAGCTTGAAAGTGATTATGAGCAACTTTACAAGAGCACAATGGGGATCAAAGCATGGAGTGTAGGACCAGTTTCAACATGGGTTAACAAAGATGATGTTGAAAAGGCCAGAAGGGGACACAGTAAAGACCTTGCAGTAGAATCAGAATTGCTAAATTGGCTTAACTCAAAGGAAAATGAGTCTGTTTTGTATGTAAGTTTTGGAAGCCTTACTAGGCTTTCTCATGCACAAATTGTTGAACTAGCTTATGGACTTGAAAATTCAAGTCAAAGTTTCATTTGGGTCATTAGGAAAAAGGATAAAGATGAGGATGGAGAAGGTTTCTTGGAAGATTTTGAGGAAAGGATGAAAGAAAGCAAGAAAGGGTACATCATATGGAACTGGGCACCACAAGTTTTGTTATTGGATCACCCTGCAACTGGAGGCATTGTGACTCACTGTGGTTGGAACTCAATCCTTGAAAGCTTGAGTGCTGGTTTGTCAATGATCACATGGCCAATGTTTGCTGAGCAATTTTACAATGAGAAGTTGCTTGTTGATGTCTCGAAAATTGGAGTCCCTGTTGGGTCAAAAGTAAACAAATTTTGGGCTAGTGTAGGTGAAGATGCAGTAGTGAAAAGGGAAGAGATTGCAAAGGCTGTGGCACTGTTGATGGGAAGTGAAGAAGAGAGCATAGAAATGAGGAGGAGAGCAAGAAAAATTGGTGATGCAGCCAAGAAGAGTATAGAGGAAGGTGGATCCTCATACAACAATTTGATGCAGTTAATAGATGAGCTAAAATCATTGAAGATATCAAGAGGCCTtgagaaaacaaattaa